The following coding sequences lie in one Streptomyces venezuelae genomic window:
- a CDS encoding cupin domain-containing protein — MTDETQPAPTTDAPAVSVVRPGEGETLTLGTTRMRVLEDGSNTEHRLGLTESVLAPHTPGPPQHRHAQHDEGFYVLAGTVRFTVGREEHDAGPGTFVMVPAGAPHTFANPGAQPARMLSVFTPDLYVQYFRDLRDTLAEGRPPTPADSLATMSRYATRPASPAS; from the coding sequence ATGACCGACGAGACACAGCCCGCCCCCACGACCGACGCCCCCGCCGTATCGGTGGTCCGCCCCGGCGAGGGGGAGACACTCACCCTGGGCACCACCCGCATGCGCGTCCTGGAGGACGGCAGCAACACCGAACACCGCCTGGGCCTGACCGAGTCCGTCCTCGCCCCGCACACCCCCGGCCCCCCGCAGCACCGCCACGCCCAGCACGACGAGGGCTTCTACGTGCTGGCGGGCACGGTGCGGTTCACCGTCGGGCGGGAGGAGCACGACGCCGGCCCCGGCACGTTCGTGATGGTGCCGGCCGGTGCGCCGCACACCTTCGCCAACCCCGGCGCCCAGCCGGCCCGCATGCTCAGCGTCTTCACCCCGGACCTGTACGTGCAGTACTTCCGCGACCTGCGCGACACGCTCGCCGAGGGCCGGCCCCCGACCCCCGCCGACAGCCTGGCCACCATGAGCCGCTACGCCACCCGCCCCGCCTCGCCCGCCTCTTGA
- a CDS encoding DsbA family protein produces MSEQSVSAVDFWFDPQCPWAWIASRWITEVQRLRPIRVRWHVMSLAVLNEGRDVPHKYRVGLGFGPVRVCVAAEQKYGPEVLGRLYTELGVRYHHEKAPKDRATLEAALAAAGLDAGLAAAMDSTEYDTALRASHRDGMDRVGYDVGTPVIAVDGNAFFGPVVTPVPRGEAAARLWDGVLLVTATDGFFELKRTRDRKPDFG; encoded by the coding sequence GTGTCCGAACAGAGCGTGAGCGCCGTCGACTTCTGGTTCGACCCGCAGTGCCCGTGGGCGTGGATCGCCTCGCGGTGGATCACCGAGGTGCAGCGGCTGCGGCCGATCCGGGTGCGCTGGCACGTGATGAGCCTGGCGGTCCTGAACGAGGGACGCGACGTGCCGCACAAGTACCGGGTGGGGCTGGGCTTCGGGCCGGTACGGGTGTGTGTGGCCGCCGAGCAGAAGTACGGCCCCGAGGTGCTGGGCCGCCTCTACACCGAACTGGGCGTGCGCTACCACCACGAGAAGGCGCCCAAGGACCGGGCCACCCTGGAGGCGGCGCTCGCCGCGGCCGGGCTGGACGCGGGTCTGGCCGCGGCGATGGACTCCACCGAGTACGACACGGCGCTGCGCGCCTCGCACCGCGACGGCATGGACCGGGTCGGCTACGACGTGGGCACGCCGGTGATCGCCGTGGACGGCAACGCGTTCTTCGGTCCGGTGGTGACGCCGGTGCCGCGCGGCGAGGCGGCGGCGCGGCTGTGGGACGGGGTGCTGCTGGTCACCGCGACGGACGGGTTCTTCGAGCTCAAGCGCACCCGGGACCGCAAGCCGGACTTCGGCTGA
- a CDS encoding ABC transporter ATP-binding protein → MTGSAIAARGLRKSYGDKTVLDGIDLSVPEGTVFSLLGPNGAGKTTAVKILSTLVRADAGDLRVAGHDLAHQAQAARAQIGVTGQFSAVDGLITGEENMLLMADLHHLPRREGRRVAAELLERFDLVAVARKPAATYSGGMKRRLDIAMTLVGSPRVIFLDEPTTGLDPRSRHTMWGIIRELVTDGASVFLTTQYLEEADELADRIAVLNDGRIAAEGTAQELKRLVPGGHVRLRFTDPAAHRSAAAALPGAACDQEALTLQLPSDGSQRDLRALLDRLDLAGIEADELTVHTPDLDDVFFALTTSQSAQPGHSGRPRQPKENVR, encoded by the coding sequence ATGACCGGCTCGGCCATCGCCGCCCGCGGGCTGCGCAAGTCCTACGGCGACAAGACTGTCCTGGACGGCATCGACCTGAGCGTCCCCGAAGGCACCGTCTTCTCCCTGCTGGGCCCCAACGGCGCCGGCAAGACCACCGCCGTGAAAATCCTCTCCACCCTCGTCCGGGCCGACGCCGGCGACCTGCGCGTCGCCGGCCACGACCTCGCCCACCAGGCCCAGGCCGCCCGCGCGCAGATCGGCGTCACCGGCCAGTTCTCCGCCGTCGACGGCCTGATCACCGGCGAGGAGAACATGCTCCTCATGGCCGACCTGCACCACCTGCCCAGGCGCGAGGGACGCCGGGTGGCCGCCGAACTCCTGGAACGCTTCGACCTCGTGGCGGTCGCGAGGAAACCCGCCGCCACCTACTCCGGCGGCATGAAACGCCGCCTGGACATCGCCATGACCCTCGTCGGCAGCCCCCGCGTCATCTTCCTCGACGAACCCACCACCGGCCTGGACCCCCGCTCCCGCCACACCATGTGGGGCATCATCCGCGAACTGGTCACCGACGGGGCGAGCGTCTTCCTCACCACCCAGTACCTGGAGGAGGCCGACGAACTCGCCGACCGCATCGCCGTCCTGAACGACGGGAGGATCGCCGCCGAGGGCACCGCCCAGGAACTCAAACGCCTCGTCCCCGGCGGGCACGTGCGCCTGCGCTTCACCGACCCGGCCGCCCACCGCAGCGCCGCCGCCGCCCTGCCCGGGGCCGCCTGCGACCAGGAGGCCCTCACCCTCCAACTCCCCAGCGACGGCAGCCAGCGCGACCTGCGCGCCCTGCTCGACCGCCTGGACCTGGCCGGCATCGAGGCCGACGAACTGACCGTGCACACCCCCGACCTGGACGACGTCTTCTTCGCCCTCACCACCAGCCAGTCCGCCCAGCCCGGCCACTCCGGCCGGCCCCGCCAGCCCAAGGAGAACGTCCGATGA
- a CDS encoding DUF4097 family beta strand repeat-containing protein, which yields MQKFDTPAAVRTVLDIPAGRIQFIAADRADTTVEVRPADPARDRDVKAAEQTEVAYADGVLRIQAPQPTNRVLGTAGAVEVTVQLPAGSHVRATSSAAEFRGVGRLGEVAFDGGHGSVKLDEATAARLTGLDADIWVGRLNGGGEIRTLRGNVHIAEAGHGALALSTEQGDITVTAARGVSATLDAGTAYGRIDNALHNSGATPALTIKATVAQGDITARSL from the coding sequence ATGCAGAAGTTCGACACCCCCGCCGCCGTCCGCACCGTCCTGGACATCCCCGCCGGGCGCATCCAGTTCATCGCCGCCGACCGCGCCGACACCACCGTCGAGGTCCGGCCCGCCGACCCCGCCCGGGACCGCGACGTCAAGGCGGCCGAGCAGACCGAAGTCGCCTACGCCGACGGCGTCCTGCGCATCCAGGCCCCCCAGCCCACCAACCGCGTCCTCGGCACCGCCGGCGCCGTCGAGGTCACCGTCCAGCTGCCCGCCGGATCCCATGTGCGGGCCACCTCCTCGGCCGCCGAGTTCCGCGGCGTGGGACGCCTGGGCGAGGTCGCCTTCGACGGCGGCCACGGCTCCGTCAAGCTCGACGAGGCCACCGCCGCCCGCCTGACCGGCCTCGACGCCGACATCTGGGTCGGCCGCCTGAACGGCGGCGGCGAGATCCGCACCCTGCGCGGCAACGTGCACATCGCCGAGGCCGGGCACGGTGCGCTCGCCCTGAGCACCGAGCAGGGCGACATCACCGTCACCGCCGCCCGCGGCGTCAGCGCCACCCTGGACGCCGGCACCGCCTACGGCCGCATCGACAACGCCCTGCACAACAGCGGCGCCACCCCCGCCCTGACCATCAAGGCCACCGTCGCCCAGGGCGACATCACCGCCCGCAGCCTCTGA
- the hemG gene encoding protoporphyrinogen oxidase — MADNGMARSGTAPHVVVVGGGVAGLAAAFFLREEPVRVTVLEGADRLGGQLAVSELAGVVIDEGAESTYARRPKTARLLKAAGLEERVVAAGTKSMAVWSGGQLRPPLERQFMGVPCDMDELAKSGILSEEGVARARQDLTLPRAGREGDRSVADVVGGRLGREVVDRLVDPFLSDAYFGRADELSFEATLTPLVTAARRRASLAEAAGALLPAPPPPGQEPTTGISTLAGGLGSLPRVLADGLLAASPDAAVRTGTRVRGLERRGQGWRVSVDGAAGPEQLDADAVIVAVPAAQAGPLLAGLPGTGGATAALAGIPHAGSVIVTLAFPRRALDAVRPLGHSGYRVPAVDGRAMKVVTFSTMKWPHLAGEVDIVRCQGGGSGGEELLGRDDADLVALAAAELAEVTGVGGPPLASRVSRWEAAVPQYTVGHLERVARIREGVAAQRSLAVCGAAYDGVGVGQCVASALKAAEEVLGELRAGALAGPA; from the coding sequence ATGGCGGACAACGGAATGGCTCGGTCGGGCACGGCGCCGCACGTCGTCGTCGTCGGGGGCGGCGTCGCCGGGCTCGCGGCGGCGTTCTTCCTGCGCGAGGAGCCGGTGCGGGTGACCGTCCTGGAGGGCGCGGACCGGCTGGGCGGGCAGCTGGCCGTCTCCGAGCTGGCGGGCGTCGTCATCGACGAGGGCGCGGAGTCGACGTACGCCCGGCGGCCCAAGACCGCCCGGCTGCTCAAGGCCGCCGGCCTGGAGGAGCGGGTGGTGGCGGCGGGCACCAAGTCGATGGCGGTGTGGAGCGGGGGGCAGCTGCGGCCGCCGCTGGAGCGTCAGTTCATGGGCGTGCCCTGCGACATGGACGAGCTCGCCAAGTCCGGCATCCTCTCCGAGGAGGGTGTGGCACGGGCCCGCCAGGACCTGACGCTGCCGCGGGCCGGGCGGGAGGGCGACCGGTCGGTGGCGGACGTGGTGGGCGGGCGCCTCGGCCGCGAGGTCGTGGACCGGCTGGTGGATCCCTTCCTGTCGGACGCCTACTTCGGCCGCGCCGACGAGCTGTCCTTCGAGGCCACCCTCACCCCGCTGGTCACCGCCGCCCGGCGGCGCGCCTCCCTGGCCGAGGCCGCGGGCGCGCTGCTGCCGGCGCCGCCGCCGCCGGGCCAGGAGCCCACCACCGGCATCTCCACCCTGGCCGGCGGGCTCGGCTCGCTGCCCCGGGTCCTCGCCGACGGGCTGCTCGCCGCCTCGCCGGACGCGGCCGTGCGCACCGGCACGCGGGTGCGCGGCCTGGAACGCCGCGGACAGGGCTGGCGGGTGAGCGTGGACGGCGCGGCCGGGCCCGAGCAGCTGGACGCGGACGCCGTCATCGTCGCCGTGCCCGCCGCGCAGGCCGGCCCGCTGCTCGCCGGCCTGCCCGGCACCGGCGGGGCCACCGCGGCGCTCGCCGGGATCCCCCACGCCGGGTCCGTCATCGTCACGCTCGCCTTCCCGCGCAGGGCACTTGACGCGGTACGCCCCCTGGGGCACAGCGGCTACCGGGTGCCGGCCGTGGACGGGCGGGCGATGAAGGTCGTCACGTTCTCCACCATGAAGTGGCCGCACCTGGCGGGCGAGGTGGACATCGTGCGCTGCCAGGGCGGCGGCAGCGGCGGCGAGGAACTGCTGGGCCGCGACGACGCCGACCTGGTCGCGCTCGCCGCCGCCGAACTGGCCGAGGTCACCGGGGTCGGCGGCCCGCCGCTGGCCTCCCGGGTGAGCCGGTGGGAGGCGGCAGTGCCGCAGTACACGGTGGGGCACCTGGAGCGGGTGGCGCGCATCCGGGAGGGGGTCGCCGCCCAGCGCAGCCTCGCGGTGTGCGGCGCCGCCTACGACGGGGTCGGGGTGGGCCAGTGCGTGGCAAGCGCCCTCAAGGCCGCCGAGGAGGTGCTCGGCGAGCTGCGCGCGGGCGCCCTGGCCGGGCCCGCATGA
- a CDS encoding DUF5133 domain-containing protein → MLMARPVLKNLLEQYETLRALHAEQGSKETLRRLEDVSYTLCVSTGTRDIDAALAAARHRLAATAPAAGQHRARHAAPKSAQALAS, encoded by the coding sequence CTGCTGATGGCCCGTCCGGTCCTGAAGAACCTGCTCGAGCAGTACGAGACACTGCGCGCCCTGCACGCCGAACAGGGCTCCAAGGAGACCCTGCGGCGCCTGGAGGACGTCTCCTACACCCTGTGCGTGTCCACCGGCACCCGCGACATCGACGCCGCCCTCGCCGCCGCCCGCCACCGGCTCGCCGCCACCGCCCCCGCCGCCGGGCAGCACCGCGCACGGCACGCGGCCCCCAAGAGCGCCCAGGCGCTGGCGAGCTGA
- a CDS encoding alpha/beta fold hydrolase, protein MRKVVSQDGTTIACRSTGDGPPIVLMNGAFRDHTIFDALVPELAPHCTVHVYDRRGRGQSGDAPYYAVQREIEDLAAVIDDAGGRAAVFAGSTGANLALEAALAGVPITRLALHEPYFRVAPHPKPPADCMDTLKTLLAQDRRGQTAEYWLREFLGLSPQVIAEWRKAPLWATNEANAHTLLYDTTILGDFEVPTARLAALRTPALVLNSDATGDWLRDAARATAAALPSGWGMQLPGSWHRIDTDILGRVLAGFTTT, encoded by the coding sequence ATGCGGAAGGTCGTTTCCCAGGACGGCACGACGATCGCCTGTCGCAGCACCGGCGACGGCCCGCCGATCGTGCTGATGAACGGCGCGTTCCGCGACCACACCATCTTCGACGCCCTGGTCCCGGAACTGGCGCCGCACTGCACCGTCCACGTCTACGACCGCCGGGGCCGGGGCCAGAGCGGCGACGCCCCGTACTACGCCGTCCAGCGCGAGATCGAGGACCTCGCGGCGGTCATCGACGACGCGGGCGGCCGGGCGGCCGTCTTCGCCGGCTCCACCGGCGCGAACCTCGCCCTGGAAGCGGCCCTGGCCGGCGTGCCGATCACCAGACTCGCCCTGCACGAGCCCTACTTCCGCGTCGCCCCCCACCCCAAGCCGCCCGCCGACTGCATGGACACCCTCAAGACGCTGCTCGCCCAGGACCGGCGCGGGCAGACCGCGGAGTACTGGCTGCGCGAGTTCCTCGGTCTGAGCCCCCAGGTCATCGCCGAGTGGCGCAAGGCACCCCTGTGGGCGACGAACGAGGCCAACGCCCACACCCTGCTGTACGACACGACCATCCTCGGCGACTTCGAGGTGCCCACCGCCCGCCTGGCGGCCCTGCGCACCCCGGCCCTGGTCCTCAACAGCGACGCGACCGGCGACTGGCTGCGCGATGCGGCCCGCGCGACCGCGGCCGCCCTGCCCAGCGGCTGGGGCATGCAGCTGCCCGGCTCCTGGCACCGCATCGACACCGACATCCTGGGCCGCGTCCTGGCCGGCTTCACCACCACCTGA
- a CDS encoding ABC transporter permease has protein sequence MSSLSLAVRDSSTMLRRNLLHARRYPSLTLNLLMTPVMLLLLFVYIFGDTMSAGAGRSAYVAYLVPGILLMTIGSTAIGTAVSISTDMNEGIIARFRTMAIHRGSILFGHVVGSVLQILISLVLVGAVGVAMGFRSTDATVLEWLAAFGLLALVALAFTWIAVGMGLSSPNAEAAGNNAMPLILLPLISSAFVPLHSMPGWFQPIAEYQPFTPAIETLRGLLLGTGIGNNGWLALGWCLALTALGYGWSTARFNRDPK, from the coding sequence ATGAGCTCCCTCTCCCTCGCCGTGCGCGACTCCTCCACGATGCTGCGCCGCAACCTCCTGCACGCCCGCCGCTACCCCTCGCTCACCCTGAACCTGCTGATGACCCCGGTCATGCTGTTGCTGCTGTTCGTCTACATCTTCGGCGACACCATGAGCGCCGGCGCGGGCCGCTCCGCCTACGTCGCCTACCTCGTGCCCGGCATCCTGCTGATGACCATCGGCTCCACCGCCATCGGCACCGCCGTCTCCATCTCCACCGACATGAACGAGGGCATCATCGCCCGCTTCCGCACCATGGCCATCCACCGCGGCTCCATCCTCTTCGGCCACGTCGTGGGCAGCGTCCTGCAGATCCTCATCAGCCTCGTCCTGGTCGGCGCCGTCGGCGTGGCGATGGGGTTCCGCTCCACCGACGCCACCGTCCTGGAGTGGCTCGCGGCCTTCGGACTGCTCGCCCTGGTCGCCCTGGCCTTCACCTGGATCGCCGTCGGCATGGGCCTGAGCAGCCCCAACGCCGAGGCGGCCGGCAACAACGCGATGCCGCTGATCCTGCTGCCGCTCATCTCCAGCGCCTTCGTCCCGCTGCACTCGATGCCGGGCTGGTTCCAGCCGATCGCCGAGTACCAGCCCTTCACCCCCGCCATCGAGACCCTGCGCGGCCTGCTCCTGGGCACCGGCATCGGCAACAACGGATGGCTCGCGCTGGGCTGGTGCCTGGCCCTGACCGCCCTGGGCTACGGCTGGTCCACCGCCCGCTTCAACCGCGACCCCAAGTAG
- a CDS encoding ANTAR domain-containing protein, translating to MTSIPTASPSPEERPSSREDRLPSPERAASPERISSPEGAPSPEPPPEQASALERVPSPEQASSLEQAPSPEQAPLPKQVSAVEQAPSPEQAPLPKQASALEQVPSSEQASAVEQVPPPGRASSPELIPSPGRASSPELILSPGRVPSAEAASERLVLLEREAEQLRVTAGRLREQVAELEVRARARPRIALAEGILVERYRLAHAQDAFMLLRRASQHANIKLHQLAAAVVRTPGPAPGAERWLPERTRHAALPGLDALRAGTLDARNQGEVLGAALHRVLTVTGTGMGNVQLLENDVLRMAKHAGLPRHFTDHFAFVDGRTSCSRAAEASSQVTVKEVASSAGFGEEDRRVILTSGSRACHSIPLVDEHQVVHGVISSHHDRPLTGFTQAQLRELHTTGRTMGEWIRWHQETVLLDALEDLHRLALAGQD from the coding sequence TTGACCAGCATTCCGACCGCGTCCCCCTCACCGGAGGAGCGGCCGTCGTCACGTGAGGACCGGCTGCCCTCGCCCGAGCGGGCCGCGTCCCCCGAGCGGATCTCCTCGCCCGAGGGAGCCCCCTCCCCTGAGCCCCCGCCCGAGCAGGCCTCGGCGCTGGAGCGCGTCCCCTCGCCCGAGCAGGCCTCATCGCTGGAGCAGGCCCCCTCGCCCGAGCAGGCCCCCCTGCCCAAGCAGGTCTCGGCGGTGGAGCAGGCCCCCTCGCCCGAGCAGGCCCCCCTGCCCAAGCAGGCCTCGGCGCTGGAGCAGGTCCCCTCATCCGAGCAGGCCTCGGCGGTGGAGCAGGTCCCCCCGCCCGGGCGGGCCTCTTCGCCCGAGCTGATCCCCTCCCCCGGGCGGGCCTCTTCGCCCGAGCTGATCCTCTCCCCCGGCCGGGTCCCCTCGGCCGAGGCGGCGTCCGAGCGGCTCGTGCTGCTGGAGCGGGAGGCGGAGCAGCTGCGGGTCACCGCCGGGCGGCTGCGTGAGCAGGTGGCCGAGCTGGAGGTGCGGGCGCGGGCGCGGCCCCGGATCGCGCTGGCCGAGGGCATCCTGGTCGAGCGCTACCGGCTGGCACACGCCCAGGACGCGTTCATGCTGCTGCGCCGGGCCTCCCAGCACGCCAACATCAAGCTGCACCAGCTGGCCGCCGCGGTGGTGCGCACCCCCGGCCCCGCGCCGGGCGCCGAGAGGTGGCTGCCCGAGCGGACCCGGCACGCCGCCCTGCCCGGCCTGGACGCGCTGCGGGCCGGCACGCTGGACGCGCGCAACCAGGGCGAGGTGCTGGGCGCCGCGCTGCACCGCGTGCTGACCGTCACCGGCACGGGCATGGGCAACGTGCAGCTGCTCGAGAACGACGTGCTGCGCATGGCCAAGCACGCGGGCCTGCCCCGGCACTTCACCGACCACTTCGCGTTCGTCGACGGGCGCACCTCCTGCTCCCGGGCCGCCGAGGCCAGCAGCCAGGTCACCGTCAAGGAGGTGGCCTCCTCGGCCGGGTTCGGCGAGGAGGACCGCCGGGTGATCCTCACCTCCGGCAGCCGCGCCTGCCACAGCATCCCGCTCGTCGACGAACACCAGGTCGTCCACGGCGTCATCTCCTCCCACCACGACCGGCCCCTGACCGGCTTCACCCAGGCCCAGCTGCGGGAACTGCACACCACCGGCCGCACCATGGGCGAGTGGATCAGGTGGCACCAGGAGACCGTGCTCCTGGACGCGCTGGAGGACCTGCACCGACTCGCCCTGGCCGGGCAGGACTGA
- a CDS encoding helix-turn-helix domain-containing protein, translated as MPGGRLTQQERRQIAQGLADNLSYAEIARRLERPTSTITREVTRNGGPAGYRAEVAHRATEHRAHRRKQSAPRTARTAPQPHGRDAGEVRAYEEVFATVMITSGMPTMMSRVVAALVLTDSGSLTAAELAGHLQVSPAAISKAIAYLESQGFVRRERGEGRRERYVVDDDVYYQSMMASARATAQVVATARQGVPVLRPGTPAATRLENIARFLDFVSESTARAAEQARDILHTKPAPSPSASASADGSAVPPAQK; from the coding sequence ATGCCGGGAGGCAGACTCACCCAGCAGGAACGCCGGCAGATCGCCCAGGGACTCGCCGACAACCTCTCCTACGCCGAGATCGCCCGGCGCCTGGAGCGGCCGACCTCGACGATCACCCGCGAGGTGACGCGCAACGGCGGCCCGGCCGGCTACCGCGCCGAGGTCGCCCACCGCGCCACCGAGCACCGCGCCCACCGCCGCAAGCAGAGCGCGCCCCGCACCGCGCGCACCGCACCGCAGCCACACGGGCGCGACGCCGGCGAAGTGCGCGCGTACGAGGAGGTGTTCGCCACCGTCATGATCACCTCGGGCATGCCCACGATGATGTCCCGGGTGGTGGCCGCCCTCGTCCTCACCGACTCCGGCAGCCTCACCGCGGCCGAGCTCGCCGGGCACCTCCAGGTCAGCCCGGCCGCCATCTCCAAGGCCATCGCCTACCTGGAGAGCCAGGGCTTCGTGCGCCGGGAGCGCGGCGAGGGCCGCCGCGAGCGCTACGTCGTCGACGACGACGTCTACTACCAGTCCATGATGGCCTCCGCCCGCGCCACCGCCCAGGTCGTGGCCACCGCCCGCCAGGGCGTGCCCGTCCTGCGCCCGGGCACCCCCGCCGCCACCCGCCTGGAGAACATCGCCCGCTTCCTGGACTTCGTCTCCGAGAGCACCGCCCGCGCCGCCGAACAGGCCCGCGACATCCTCCACACCAAGCCCGCCCCCTCCCCCTCCGCCTCCGCCTCCGCCGACGGGAGTGCCGTACCGCCCGCACAGAAATGA
- a CDS encoding YdeI/OmpD-associated family protein has product MKFRTYVEPPEPMRGLEVPVEVVEKLDGGKRPAVTITVNGHSWNSRLAIMRGRHLIGFSKANREAAGVETGEEVEVELVLDTEPRVLVEPDDFIAALDADPIARKVYDRLSPSRKRAHVHAIESAKKPETRLRRIEKAVTTLRDEAFA; this is encoded by the coding sequence ATGAAGTTCCGAACCTACGTCGAGCCTCCCGAGCCCATGCGGGGCCTGGAGGTTCCTGTGGAGGTCGTGGAGAAGCTCGACGGGGGCAAGCGGCCGGCCGTGACCATCACCGTCAACGGGCACTCCTGGAACAGCCGGCTGGCCATCATGCGCGGCCGCCACCTGATCGGCTTCAGCAAGGCCAACCGGGAGGCGGCCGGGGTCGAGACGGGTGAGGAGGTCGAGGTGGAACTCGTCCTGGACACCGAGCCCCGCGTCCTGGTCGAGCCGGACGACTTCATCGCGGCGCTGGACGCCGACCCGATCGCCCGCAAGGTCTACGACCGCCTGTCCCCGAGCCGCAAACGGGCCCACGTGCACGCCATCGAAAGCGCGAAGAAACCCGAGACCCGCCTGCGCCGAATCGAAAAGGCGGTGACGACACTGCGCGACGAGGCCTTCGCGTAG
- a CDS encoding DUF6629 family protein → MCWSATADLAAGTGIAAVGVVSVSLAARRPRDLPLAALPLLLGAHQIVEAAVWRHSGGTGPATLAWAVIALPLLALWVPAAVLCAAPPAARRRLLLPLAAGAATAAVLAHALATRPVSAEIRGHTVGYALGLPQTGLLVTGYLLATVGSLLLSGERALVLFGVLVAAGAAVCFVLWREEYVSTWCAFAAVCSLLLTLWAARRGPARTAAA, encoded by the coding sequence ATGTGCTGGAGTGCCACGGCCGATCTCGCGGCGGGAACGGGCATCGCAGCGGTGGGCGTCGTCTCGGTGAGCCTGGCGGCCCGCCGCCCCCGCGACCTGCCGCTGGCCGCGCTGCCGCTGCTGCTGGGCGCCCACCAGATCGTCGAGGCCGCCGTCTGGCGGCACAGCGGCGGCACCGGGCCCGCCACCCTGGCCTGGGCCGTGATCGCGCTGCCGCTGCTCGCGCTGTGGGTGCCGGCGGCCGTGCTGTGCGCGGCGCCGCCCGCCGCCCGGCGCCGGCTGCTCCTCCCGCTGGCGGCGGGGGCGGCGACGGCGGCGGTCCTCGCCCACGCGCTGGCGACACGGCCGGTCAGCGCCGAGATCCGCGGGCACACCGTCGGCTACGCGCTGGGGCTGCCGCAGACCGGGCTGCTGGTGACCGGCTACCTGCTGGCCACCGTCGGCTCCCTGCTCCTGTCCGGCGAGCGGGCACTCGTCCTGTTCGGGGTGCTGGTCGCGGCGGGCGCGGCGGTGTGCTTCGTGCTGTGGCGCGAGGAGTACGTCTCCACGTGGTGCGCGTTCGCCGCGGTGTGCTCGCTGCTGCTGACGCTGTGGGCGGCCCGGCGCGGGCCGGCGCGCACCGCCGCTGCCTGA
- a CDS encoding NmrA/HSCARG family protein, translating into MTVDGTVLVLGGTGRQGGATARALLARGRVVHALVRDPRAAAARALAAAGAVLVRGDLEDPASLRAAMRGVQGVFSVQTFRGPGGVEAEERQGRAVADAAAEAGVAHFVYSSVGGADRCEVIPHFRSKWNIEQHIDKLGLPATVLRPTMFYDILLDLGPKPAGGGLVLGLWLRPEVPVQVIATGDIGAFAADAFSDPDAWLGRRVEIASAELTGPQIAAAFARVAGVPVRYEQQSFEPLRTARPDLAAMFDWLDTEGYSADMAELRRLRPGVTGLEAWLRENWTIPQAQA; encoded by the coding sequence GTGACGGTAGACGGAACGGTCCTGGTGCTGGGCGGAACCGGCCGGCAGGGGGGTGCGACGGCCCGGGCCCTGCTGGCGCGGGGACGCGTCGTGCACGCGCTGGTGCGCGATCCGCGGGCGGCCGCGGCGCGCGCGCTCGCCGCGGCGGGTGCGGTGCTCGTCCGCGGGGACCTGGAGGATCCGGCGTCGCTGCGCGCGGCGATGCGCGGCGTCCAGGGCGTGTTCAGCGTCCAGACGTTCCGCGGCCCGGGCGGCGTGGAGGCCGAGGAGCGGCAGGGCAGGGCGGTGGCGGACGCCGCCGCCGAGGCCGGCGTGGCCCACTTCGTGTACAGCTCGGTGGGCGGCGCGGACCGCTGCGAGGTCATCCCGCACTTCCGCAGCAAGTGGAACATCGAGCAGCACATCGACAAGCTCGGGCTGCCGGCGACGGTGCTGCGGCCGACCATGTTCTACGACATCCTGCTGGACCTGGGCCCCAAGCCGGCCGGCGGCGGGCTGGTCCTTGGCCTGTGGCTGCGTCCCGAGGTCCCGGTGCAGGTGATCGCGACCGGCGACATCGGGGCGTTCGCCGCGGACGCCTTCAGCGATCCGGACGCGTGGCTGGGCCGGCGGGTGGAGATCGCCAGTGCCGAGCTGACGGGACCGCAGATCGCCGCGGCGTTCGCGCGGGTGGCGGGCGTCCCGGTCCGCTACGAGCAGCAGTCCTTCGAGCCGCTGCGCACGGCCCGCCCGGACCTGGCCGCGATGTTCGACTGGCTCGACACCGAGGGCTACAGCGCGGACATGGCCGAACTGCGCCGCCTGCGCCCCGGCGTGACCGGCCTGGAGGCGTGGCTGCGCGAGAACTGGACGATTCCCCAGGCCCAGGCGTAG